DNA from Kitasatospora acidiphila:
GGAGGAGTAGCAGGGCGGACCGGGGGAGTGGCAGGGCGGACCGGAGGAGAAGCAGCGGCACCCCGAGGGTCAGCCCAGTGCGTTCAGCCCGGCCAGCTCCGCCTCGGTGAGCCGCAGCGCGCCCGCGGCGACGTTCTCGGCCAGGTGCGCCAGGTCGCCGGTGCCCGGGATGGCCAGCACGTGCGGGCCCTGGTGGAGCGTCCAGGCGATCCGCACCTGGGCCGCCGTCACCCCGTGGGCCCGTGCCACCGCCAGCACCTCCGGCAGCTCGGTGCCGCGCGCGCCGGCATCCCGGCCGGGACCGGCGATCGAGTAGAACGGCACGTAGGCGATGCCCTGCTCGCCGCAGCCGCGCAGCAGCGCCTGCCGCTCACCGGTGGCGTCCCCGATGCCGTAGAGGTTCTGCACGCACACCACCGGTGCGACTGCCCGGGCCTCGGCGAGCTGGTCGGCCGTCACATTGGACAGGCCCAGCTGCCGGATCAGCCCGGCCTCGCGCAACTCGGCCAGCACGCCGAAGCGTTCGGCGACCGAGTCGGTGCCCAGCACCCGCAGGTTCACCACGTCCAGGTGGTCGCGGCCGAGTTGGCGCAGGTTCTCCTCCACCTGGCCGCGCAACTGCTCCGGGCGGGCGTGCGGCAGCCAGTCGCCCGCCGGGCCGCGGCCCGGGCCCACCTTGGTGGTGATCACCAGGTCGTCGGGGTAGGGGGCCAGCGCCCGGTTGATCAGCTCATTGGCGCTGCGCAGCGCGGAGAAGTAGAAGGCGGCGGTGTCCAGGTGGTTGACGCCGAGGTCAACGGCCCGGCGCAGCACCCGGATCGCCTGGTCGCGGTCGCGCGGCGGGCTGCCGGGTGCGAAGGCCGCGCCGTGCTGCGGGAGGCGCATGGTGCCGAAGCCGATCC
Protein-coding regions in this window:
- a CDS encoding aldo/keto reductase, with the translated sequence MTSEPATAEAVTPATATAETATPEAATTSGSWTLGDLRVRRIGFGTMRLPQHGAAFAPGSPPRDRDQAIRVLRRAVDLGVNHLDTAAFYFSALRSANELINRALAPYPDDLVITTKVGPGRGPAGDWLPHARPEQLRGQVEENLRQLGRDHLDVVNLRVLGTDSVAERFGVLAELREAGLIRQLGLSNVTADQLAEARAVAPVVCVQNLYGIGDATGERQALLRGCGEQGIAYVPFYSIAGPGRDAGARGTELPEVLAVARAHGVTAAQVRIAWTLHQGPHVLAIPGTGDLAHLAENVAAGALRLTEAELAGLNALG